The Christiangramia forsetii KT0803 DNA segment AACTACATATCCCAAAGATTTTAAGGCTGATGTTGTTTGCTTCGGAATGGGAGCTGGCACAAGTTTTAATACTGTAAAAGCTTTAAAAGAATTATTGGAATTGATGGATAAGCCAGTGGTTATTGATGCGGATGGGCTTAATATACTTTCAGAAAATAATGATCTTTTAAAATTACTTCCTGAAAATTCAGTTTTAACCCCGCATCCCGGAGAATTAAAAAGACTGGTAGGAGCGTGGAAAGACGATTTTCACAAACTTGATTTGGTAAAAGAATTCAGCTCAAAATATAAGGTAATCGTGGTTATAAAGGGGGCTCATTCTTTAACTATAGATAGGGATAATGTATATGTTAATAATACAGGAAACCCCGGAATGGCTACAGCAGGAAGTGGAGATGTGCTTTCTGGAGTTATAACATCACTTATCGGGCAAGGATATGAACCTGTGAATGCTACGGTGCTTGGTATTTATCTCCATGGACTTTCTGGTGATATTTCGGCTGAAGAGCTTGGTTATGAAGGAGTATTAGCGGGGGATATTGCTAAAAATATTGGTAAGGCCCTGAGCAAAATTTTTGAAAAAGATGCAACCGAAAGTGACATAAATTAAGAATTGTTTAAAATTAACTGATATTGCTTCCTAATTATTTGGAATCTTATTTACGAAGTAAGATTTTAGCAGGCTATTAAAAACTAAGGAGAAATATGCAAGATCATCATTATATAAGTTCAGCAGTTTTAGATCTGGAAGTGATTCATGATATTCTTAAGAATCGAAAAAAACTGGCTCTAAGTGATGAATCCAGAGTAAATATTGAAAAATCCCGAACTTATTTAAATAACAAGATAAAAGCTAGCGATGCTCCGGTTTATGGTATTAATACGGGTTTTGGAGCTCTCTGCAATGTTAAAATCACTCCTGAAAAATTAACGGAATTACAGGAAAACCTGGTTAGATCCCATGCCTGTGGTACCGGGGACAGCGTTTCTAAACCTGTTATTAAATTGATGTTATTGCTCAAAATTCAGTCACTTAGCTATGGGAACTCGGGTGTTGCTTTAGAAACAGTTGAAAGACTTATAGATCTTTATAACAATGACTTTCTTCCTGTTATTTACGAACAGGGTTCTTTAGGAGCTTCCGGAGATCTTGCTCCATTAGCACATTTAGCATTGCCCTTGATTGGAGATGGGGAAGTTCATTTTGAAGATTCAGTGATTTCAGGAGCTGAATTGTTGGAAAAGATGAACTGGAATCCGGTGAAGCTACAGAGTAAAGAAGGTCTGGCTTTACTCAACGGAACTCAATTTATGAGTGCTCATGGCGTTTACGCTCTATTGAAAGCTTACAAACTTTCATATATGGCAGATCTTATAGGCGCGATTTCCGTAGATGCATTTGATTGCAATCTATCCCCTTATGATGAGCTGGTTCATATGGTAAGACCACATCGCGGACAGGTTAAAACGGCAGAGAGGATTAGACAATTTTTAAAAGGAAGCGAAATAGCAGAATCTGAAAAAGCCAGTGTTCAGGATCCTTACTCTTTTAGGTGTATACCGCAGGTACATGGAGCCTCAAAAGACACATTGTCTTTTGTACGAAAAACTATAAAAACGGAGATAAACTCTGTAACCGATAATCCTAATATTTTTATCGAGGAAGATAAGATCATCTCAGGAGGAAATTTTCACGGGCAACCTTTGGCTCTAGGGCTCGATTATCTTGCCATAGCTCTTTCTGAACTAGCGAATATTTCTGAACGTAGAATCTATCAGTTAGTTTCCGGACTAAGAGGGTTGCCTAACTTTCTAGTGGAAAACCCAGGTTTAAATAGTGGATTTATGATTCCTCAATATACAGCCGCCAGTATTGTAAGCCAGAATAAACAGCTTTCTACACCGGCATCAGTAGATTCGATTGTTTCTTCGAATGGGCAGGAAGATCATGTGAGTATGGGAGCAAATAGTGCTACCAAATTACTTAAAGTTGTCGAGAATCTTAATTCAGTACTGGCAATAGAATTGTTCAATGCTTCTCAGGCGATTCACTTTAGGGAACCGGCAAAGACTTCTGAAAAATTAGACAAGGTGATACAGAGTTTTAGAAAATCTGTTCCGGTACTCACTGAAGATAGGACAATGGCTCCTTTTATTAAAAAATCTAAAGTTTTTGTAGATGATTTTGAAGTGGAAGAATTTCTTGATTAAATTCTTGTTTTAATCCAAACTACAGCTTCTTCGAGTGTCCGAAAAACACTAAAGCAATTATTGTCTTTATAGAATTTTTTTTCAACTCCCTCAGCATTCTTCCGAGTCATTTCATTTTCACTAACTACGGCAATTGCTTTTAAGCTTGAGGTTTTTGCAGAATCTATATACACCATAGGATCTACCGCATAAGAATTGACTCTATGAGAAATATATCCGTAGTCTTTATTTTTGAAAATTTCTGCACCAAGTTTCAGCAGTCTTTTATTTGATTGTACGTTTAAAAGGATGCCTTCATCCAGTTTAGCAATTAATATATTTTCGTGGACATATAGTTTTCCAAAGTCTAATTCAATTTCTTTTGTTAGCATTATTGGTAGGGGCTGTTTTGTGCTAATTTAGGATTTTTGGATTAGCGTTGAAAGCATTTCAATAAAAAAGCCGCTTGGTTAAAAGCGGCTTTTATTAGTGTTTCATGTACCTTTCTGATATTCAATTCATATGAAATCTATAGAATTTTAATTTCACATAATTAAGATTCGGTTTCTTTTACAGATTTTTGAATATCAATTGTTAATTCATTCTTTTCTTCATCCAGATCCATTTGAATCTTATCGCCTTCTTTCAATTTAGAGGTGATAATTTCTTCAGCTAAGGCATCTTCAATATACTTCTGTATCGCACGATTTAAAGGACGTGCACCATACTGTTTATCGAAACCTTTTTCAGCAATAAAATCTTTAGCCTTATCTGAAAGAGTTAAATCGTAACCAAGACCATGAATTCTATCAAACAGTTTTTCCAGTTCAATATCTATGATCTTATGAATATCTTCCCTTTCCAGGCTATTAAAGATGACTACATCGTCAATACGGTTTAAAAATTCTGGAGCGAACGCTTTTTTCAATGCATTTTCAATTACACTTCTAGCATTATTATCTACCTGTGATTTTTGAGAAGCTGTACCAAATCCAACACCCTGTCCAAAATCTTTTAATTTTCTGGCTCCGATATTAGAGGTCATGATAATTATAGTATTTCTAAAGTCAATCTTTCTTCCTAGACTGTCAGTTAAATATCCATCATCAAGTACCTGAAGTAGCATATTAAAAACATCAGGGTGTGCTTTTTCAACTTCATCTAAAAGAACAACGGCATAAGGCTTCCTTCTAACTTTTTCAGTAAGTTGACCACCTTCTTCGTATCCAACATATCCCGGAGGAGCACCAATTAACCTGGAGATTGCAAATTTCTCCATATACTCACTCATGTCTATACGAATAAGCGCATCATCATTATCAAATAATTCCCTGGCTAAAACTTTAGCTAACTGGGTTTTTCCAACACCGGTTTGACCGAGGAAAATAAAGGAACCAATCGGCTTGTTTGGATCTTTTAGTCCTGCACGATTACGTTGAATAGCCTTTACAACTTTCCCAACGGCTTCATCCTGACCAATCACTTTTCCTTTGATCTTTGTAGGAAGCTTCACCAGTTTGTTACTTTCAGTTTGGGCGATTCTATTAACAGGAATTCCTGTCATCATGGAAACCACATCAGCTACACTTTCTTCTGAAACTGTTTCTTTATGCTTCTTTGTTTCTTCTTCCCATTTTTCCTGAGCAATGCTAAGTTCTTTTTCAAGGTTCTTTTCATCATCTCTCAGCTTTGCAGCCTCTTCATATTTCTGCTTCTTGACCACTGAATTCTTACTATCCCGAACTTCTTCAAGTTTCCTTTCTAGTTCAAGAATTTGTTTTGGAACATCAATGTTTATGATATGAACTCTAGATCCCGCTTCATCTAAGGCATCAATAGCTTTATCTGGAAGAAATCTATCTGTCATGTATCTGTTAGTAAGTTTTACACAGGCCTGAATCGCTTCATCTGTATAAGATACGTTATGATGTTCTTCATATTTATCCTTAATATTGTTAAGAATCTCAATAGTTTCTTCTACAGTGGTAGGCTCCACGATAACTTTCTGGAACCTTCTTTCTAACGCACCATCTTTTTCTATGTATTGTCTATACTCATCCAGAGTAGTAGCTCCTATACATTGAATCTCACCCCTTGCTAAAGCCGGTTTAAACATGTTGCTGGCATCAAGACTTCCTGTAGCGCCACCTGCACCTACAATTGTATGAATTTCGTCTATAAAAAGGATGATATCATCATTCTTTTCAAGCTCATTCATAACAGCCTTTATACGTTCTTCAAATTGACCTCGATATTTGGTACCTGCAACAAGGCTTGCCAAATCAAGAGTAACAACTCTTTTGTCGAATAGGATCCTGGAGACTTTACGTTTTACAATTCTAAGCGCAAGTCCTTCTGCTATTGCAGATTTACCAACTCCCGGCTCTCCAATTAAAAGAGGGTTATTCTTTTTTCTTCTACTTAATATTTGCGAAACCCGTTCAATTTCTTTTTCTCTTCCAACTACAGGATCCAGTTTATCGGCTTCGGCTAGTGCAGTAAGATCTCTACCAAAATTATCTAAAACAGGAGTTTTGGATTTTTTAGAAGGTTTACCAGTAGTTCCACCACCACTAAAGGGGTTTTCTCTAGTTGTTTCGTCACCATCATCATCTGAAAATGATTCCGCAGAAGGGCTATCAGTAAAATCACCTTCATCACTTGCGATCATGTATTTAAATTGATCTTTTACACCGTCGTAGTCTATTTTCAATTTATTCAGGAGTTTAGTTGTCGGGTCATTTTCATTTCTTAAAATGCACAACAAAAGGTGAGCGGTATTTATTGACGAACTCTGGAAAAGTTTAGCTTCCAGAAATGTTGTTTTTAAAGCACGTTCAGCCTGTCTTGTTAAATGCAGGTTTTTCTTCTCGTTATTTATAGTAACGGTATTGGGATTAGCAGGGCTTAGAATTTCTACTTTACGTCTTAAATGACTTAAGTCTATATCAAGTGCACTTAGTATTTCTATAGCTTTACCATCTCCATCTCTCAGTAAACCAAGCATAAGATGCTCTGTCCCGATAAAATCGTGGCCAAGTCTTAGTGCTTCCTCTTTACTGTAAGCAATAACATCTTTTACTCTTGGTGAAAAATTATCATCCATTTTATCTTCCTTTCTCAAAATTTATTTCACTCGAATTTGGTCAAAAACTGTACCTAATAGGGAGTTAGTAGCTAATTGACAAAATTACTTTCAATTTTCAAAGTGAAAAATAATGAACTTATTAACTATATCACGATAAAAATTTGTTAATAAAAAGAAGTCTATCCTAGTCTTCAATGCCCATAAAAATTGATAAAATATGTAAATTGCCCCTTAGATTTTTTGAGATAAATTAAATTTTTAAATATGGCTGAAGGAGAAAAGCTTATTCCTATCAACATTGAAGATGAAATGAAGTCGGCCTACATCGATTATTCGATGTCGGTCATTGTGTCACGTGCTCTACCAGATGTGCGGGATGGATTAAAACCAGTGCACAGAAGAGTATTGTACGGTATGTACGAGCTTGGAGTTCTTTCAAACAGAGCCTATAAAAAATCTGCAAGAATTGTAGGAGAGGTATTAGGTAAGTTTCATCCACACGGTGATTCATCTGTTTACGATACCATGGTAAGGATGGCACAACACTGGAGCATGAGATATATGCTCGTGGACGGTCAGGGTAACTTTGGATCTGTAGATGGAGATAGTCCCGCTGCCATGCGTTATACAGAAGCACGTATGCGTAAAATCAGTGAAGATATGCTTGCTGATTTAGATAAAGAAACCGTTGATACCCAATTAAACTTTGATGATTCATTAAGCGAACCTGTTGTAATGCCTACAAGAGTTCCTAACCTTTTGGTTAATGGAGCAAGTGGTATTGCTGTGGGTATGGCAACCAATATGCCGCCTCACAATCTAACAGAGGTGATTGATGGTACTATCGCTTATATCGAAAATCATGATATCGATATTGATGAGCTTATTCAATATATCAAAGCTCCAGATTTTCCAACAGGTGGTATTATTTATGGATATGATGGTGTAAGAGAAGCTTTCAAAACCGGGCGAGGTCGCGTTGTAATGCGCGCAAAATCCCATATGGAAGAAATCGGTGGAAGGGAATACCTTGTTGTTACAGAAATTCCATATCAGGTTAATAAAGCCGATATGATCAAGAAAACAGCAGATCTTGTAAACGATAAAAAAATCGAAGGTATAAGTCTTATTAGAGATGAATCCGACCGTAATGGAATGCGTGTCGTTTATCAATTGAAAAGAGACGCTATACCTAATATAGTTTTAAATACATTATTTAAGCATACCGCGCTTCAATCTTCTTTTAGTGTAAATAATATTGCACTGGTTAATGGAAGACCTGAAATGCTTAATCTTAAAGATCTTATTTATCATTTTGTAGAGCATAGACATGATGTGGTTGTTCGCAGAACAGAATACGAATTAAGGAAAGCAAAAGAGCGTGCTCATATCCTTGAAGGATTAATTATTGCTTCAGATAATATAGATGAAGTAATAGCCCTTATTAGAGCCTCTTCTAATGCTGAGGAAGCCCGAAATAAATTAATTGAGCGATTTGAACTTTCAGAAATTCAGGCGAAAGCGATCGTTGAAATGAGATTGAGACAACTTACCGGTCTTGAGCAGGATAAATTAAGAGGTGAGTACGATGAAATTTTAAATACCATAGAAGACTTGGAGGTTATTCTTGCTCGAAAAGAGCGCAGAATGCAGGTTATAAAAGATGAACTTTTAGAGGTTAAGGAGAAGTACGGGGATGAAAGACGTTCTCAGATAGAATACGCAGGAGGAGATCTTAGTATTGAAGATATGATTCCAGATGAGAAAGTAGTAATTACTATCTCACATGCCGGTTATATCAAAAGAACATCTTTAAGCGAATATAAAACGCAGAATAGAGGAGGAGTAGGACAAAAAGGATCTAACACTAGAAATGAAGATTTCCTTGAATACTTGTTTGTTGGTACAAACCACCAGTATATGCTATTCTTTACCCAGAACGGTAAATGTTACTGGATGAGGGTTTATGAAATACCAGAAGGAAGTAAGGCTTCTAAAGGTAGAGCTATTCAAAATCTTATTAATATTGATCCTGAAGACAAAGTGAATGCCTTTATATGTACTCAGGATCTTAAAGATGAGAAATATGTAAATGATCATTTTGTGATCATGGCCACTAAAAAAGGTCAGGTTAAGAAAACCAGACTGGAGAAATATTCTCGTCCCAGAACAAATGGAATTAACGCTATTACCATTAAAGAAGGAGACGAATTACTAGAAGCAAAATTAACTACTGGAAACAGTCAGGTGATGCTTGGTTTGAGAAGTGGAAAGGCTATAAGGTTTGAAGAATCGAAAACAAGGCCTATGGGAAGAAATGCTTCCGGTGTGCGAGGAATCACTTTAGCCGATGATAAAGATGAAGTTGTAGGTATGATCGCCGTAAATGATTTTGAGTCAGACATTCTTGTTGTTTCTGAAAATGGGTATGGTAAAAGATCCAGTCTGGAAGACTATCGTATCACCAATCGAGGTGGTAAGGGAGTTAAAACGATTTCTGTTACCGAAAAAACAGGACAACTTGTCGCAATCAAGAATGTTTCAGATATAGATGACCTTATGATCATTAACAAATCTGGAATCGTGATTCGCATGGCTGTAGAAGATTTACGCGTAATGGGTCGTGCAACGCAAGGGGTTAGACTAATCAATCTAAAAGGTAATGACGCCATTGCTGCTGTAGCAAAAGTCTTGCATGATGAAGATGATCTGGACAGTATGGAAGATGCTGAAAAGCCTGTAGGTAGTGATGACCCAGCGAATGGCACAACTATTGCAGATGATAGTGAGGAATAAAAACTTAAAAACCAAAACAATGAAAACTAATATTTTGACAGCAGCGGCAGTGTCATTTCTAACCATGACAACGTTCGCTCAAAAAGATCAAGTAAAAAATGCTGAAGATGCACTTGATGATGGTAATTATGCAGAAGCTAAAGCTCAGTTAAAAGTCGCAGAAGCTAATCTTTCTGGACTTAATGATAAGTGGCAGGAAAATTTTTATCTATATAAAGGTAAAGCTTATTCGGGAGGTAATCCTACTGCCGAAGATATGAAGATGGCTGCTGAAGCTTTTCAGAAAGCTGTGGATATGGGAAGCGATGAGGCTACAGAAGGATTAACAGCGCTCAAGAACAATTTGATCCAGAGTGCAATTTCAGACCAGAACAAAGAAGATTTTGAAGCTGCTGCAGATAAACTGTATACAAGCTATGATCTAAGTAAACAAGATACAATCTATCTTTACTATGCTGCTAACAATCTAGTACAGGCGCAGAAGTATGATAAAGCAGCTAATTACCTTGAAATGCTAAACGAACTTGATTATGATGGTTCTGGAGAGGCATTTACTGCAGTAAATGTTGAAACAGGAGAAAGAGAGAACTTAGGTTCTAAACAGCAAATGGATCTTATGATCAAAACTAATCAATATAAAGAACCAGAAGTTGAAAAGATCCCTTCTAAAAAAGGTGAAATAGCAGCATTAATCGCCAGAATATATATCAATCAGGAAAAATATGATAAAGCAATAGCAGCAATGGATAAAGCCAAGGCTACTAATCCAGATGATATGGGTCTTTTACAGGCAGAGGCTAATATGTACTACCAAATGGGAGAAAAAGATAAGGCTAGAGAAATTTTGGAAGAGGTAGCAGCTAATGATCCTTCAGATCCGGCAACTTTTAACAATATTGGACTTATGTATGCTGAAATTGAAGATACTGAAAAAGCCATTGAGTTTTATAAAAAAGCCCTGGATGCAGATTCTGAGTTTAACGAGGCTAGAATAAATTTAATTGCAGCTAAACTTAGCAAAGAAAGAAGTATCATAGACGAGATGAACGGTCTTGGAATGAGTAAGAAAGACAATGCACGTTATGACGAGTTGGATGCTGAAAGAAAAGAGCTTTATAAAGAAGTTTTGCCGTTTCTTGAAAAAGCAATGGAAGTAGATCCAGAGAATACAGATATCGTTAAAACAGCTATGAATCTTTATACTAACCTGGGAAATCAGGAAAAAGCTGACGAACTAAAAGCTAAACTATAATTTATAGCGATAGCCATTATAACTAAAAAAAGAGCCACTGAAATTCAGTGGCTCTTTTTTTTATAAACTTTTTATTTGCTTAAATAATCTTCTTAATTACCCTCAGCTTATGAGTATGTTTTTTTAATTCAGCATTGAATATACCTGAATGGTCTATACGATCTATTCTTACCTTTCCGTCTACATGAATGATGTAATTATCTTTCATCATCAAGCCAACATGATTAATGATTCCTTCGTTATCATCAAAAAATGCCAGGTCGCCGGGTTCACTTTCTTCAATAAAGCTTAAAGCCTCTCCCTGTTTTGATTGTTCTGCTGCAGTTCTTTTAATTTGATACCCATTCAATTTATAAACTGTTTGGGTAAAACCACTGCAGTCTATTCCAAAAGGAGTTTTTCCTCCACAAATATGAGGAGAGTTTAAATAAAGAATTGCAGTATTTATAAGGTTTCCCTTATTGACTTGAACAGGTTTTGCAATTTCGCCCTCAAATTTGTGACCTAAAATTTTGGTGAAATTAATTACAGATCCTAATGGGATAGGCATTAGTAAACCTTTATCATCTGTGATATATTCAATAAGATCAGAAGAAAGCTGAATATCATCCTCGTTTAGAGAATAATATTCAGATTCTTCTATTATTGTATACTGCTTCTTATCTATCCAGGCTTCAAAACCATCAAAAACATTTCGAATTCTGCTCCAATGAGCACGTTCTTCCAAAACCTTAAAATACTCTCCATATAATAGCTGAGAGGTCATTTCACTTTCGTGAGATGCAGAAGCCCTAAGCGGTACAATACTTAAATGGCAAATTCCGTATTGCATTAATTATTTATTAATCAATTTTAGGAATTACGTTCAATTACCATTGCTGAAGCACCACCACCACCATTACAAATAGCAGCTGCTCCTAGTTTTCCATTATTTTGTTCCAGTACATTTAGTAAAGTGATAAGGATTCTTACACCACTGCATCCAAGTGGGTGACCTAAGGAAACGGCTCCACCATTTACATTAGTATTCTTATCATTTAAACCTAGAATCTTCATATTCGCAAGACCAACTACAGAGAAAGCTTCGTTAAACTCAAAGAAATCTACTTCGTCCATTTTTATTCCCGCTTTATCTATAGCTTTCGGAAGTGCTTTTGATGGGGCTGTAGTAAACCATTTTGGTTCCGTTGCCGCATCTGCAAAGCTTTTAATTGTCGCCAATGGTTTTAAACCTAATTCTTCTGCTTTCTCCCTGCTCATTAAAATCACTGTTCCGGCTCCATCATTAATAGTAGAAGCGTTTGCAGCGGTTACAGTTCCTTCTTTAGAAAATGCCGGTCTAAGAGAAGTGATTTTATCCATCCTAACATTCTTAAACTCCTCATCTTCTTTTACTATTAAAGGATCTCCTTTTCTCTGCGGAACTTCAACAGGCACAACTTCATTATCGAATTTACCTTCTTTCCACGCTTTTGCAGATCTTTCATAAGATTGGATTGCAAATTTATCCTGGTCTTCTCTGGAGAAATTATGTTCAGAAGCACAAAGATCAGCACAAACACCCATAGCATTATGGTCATAAGCATCTACCAATCCATCTTTTTGCATTCCGTCCTCAAGAGTAGCCGGTCCAAATTTCTTTCCGTTTCTCATATGAACATAATGAGGAATAAGGCTCATATTTTCCATTCCACCTGCCACTACAATAGAAGTGTCACCTAACATAATTGATTGTGCTCCCTGCATCACAGCCTTCATTCCACTGGCACAAACTTTATTTATGGTAGTACAAGGAACCGTATTTGGAATTCCAGCACCAAGAGAAGCTTGTCTTGCCGGAGCCTGACCAACACCAGCCTGCACAACATTACCCATCAAAACTTCTTCTACCATTTCTGGTTTTAGATTAATCTTTTCTAGTGCCCCTTTAATGGCAATAGATCCTAATTTCGTTGCTGGAATGCTTGATAAACTACCAAGAAAACTTCCTATTGGAGTTCTCGCAGCGCTTACTATTACTACTTCTTTATTCATGTTGTAAGTTTAATTAATTCAAGAGTTGCGAAGTTAGTGATTTTATAAGGAATTAAATAACCTAAGCTTATTCAGACCTATTTTTACTACATTTGAGCATTACCTGAATATCTATGAGCGATTTCGTTAATAAGCTATACAAAAATCAGGCGCTTTTTTATAAAGTTTTCCTGTTTGTGCTTACCTCAGTATTAATCGTTTACCTTCTTCCGAAAGGTGGTAAATTTAAGTATGATATCCCAAAGGGGAAGCCATGGCAATATGAGAATCTTTATGCTCCTTTCGATTTTGCTATTTTAAAGACAGATGAAGAAGTTTCTGCAGAAAGGCAGGATATAACCAAATCACATATTCCTTACTATAGCTTTGACACTGAAAAACCCGCAAGAGTTAATAAGGACGCCTTAGCAGAAGTTAACAATGTGTTTCCCGACACAGTTCTTAGTGTGTATGAGACCATCATTGATGATTTCGTCACAAAAACCGTTGATGATATTTATGAATTTGGTTTACTACAGGAAAGTGATCGTTTAAATCCAGATCAACTCGTCTATTTGCTTAAAGGTAATGAGGCTTCTGAAGTTGCTTACAGAAGAATTTTAAAACAAAGCCAAATAAGAGGATTTTTAAGTGAAGAAATTTCTAATGCAGGATTTTCTTCGTTTAGAACTGAACTATTGGAAGTTTTCTTTAATTCGGTAGAGCCCAACGTAAGTTTCAACAATCAACTCACCCAAAAAGAACTTGAAAGCAAGCTTAATAATATTTCCTATACCCGAGGAATTATTGAGCAGGGTAGTAGGATCATTGCCAAAGGAGAGGTTGTAGAGGGGAATAAATATAACATTCTTAGATCTTTAAAAGCCGAATATGAATCTCAGGTTTGGAGTAAAACCAATTATAACTGGATTATTGTTGGCTATAGCACACTAGTGGCCCTGGCCTTACTTATGTTATTGCTTTTTATGAGAAAGTACCGCATGAGCATCTTTGAGAATAATGTAAAGGTGACATTTATTTTCTTCAATATTATATTTATGGTCATGCTTACTACACTCGCAGTAAGTTTTAATATAGACTATGTGTATGTTGTTCCTTTGTGTATACTGCCACTTACCTTAAAAGCATTTTTTGATGCCAGGTTGGGGCTTTTCACACACGTGATCACCGTATTACTTTTAGGATTCATAGTTCCCAATAGTTATGAATATATGTTCCTTCAAATTATTGCGGGAATTGTTACTATTCTTACTGTAAGTGAATTATATAAAAGGGCTAATTTATTTATTTCAGTAGGGCAAATCACGCTGGTTTATATCATTGCCTATTTTGCTTTTACAGTTATTCAGGAAGGTAATATTGACGATATGAAGCCCGAAGTCTTCCTTACATTCTTACTTGGAGGTCTGGCTACATTATTTGTTCAGCCATTGATCTATGTCTATGAAAAAATATTTGGGATGGTAAGCGACATGTCTTTGCTGGAGCTTTCAGATACAAATTCCAAATTATTAAAAGAACTGGCAGAGAAAGCTCCGGGAACTTTTCATCATAGTTTAAATGTCGCAAATCTGGCAGAAGCAGCTGCTAA contains these protein-coding regions:
- the hutH gene encoding histidine ammonia-lyase, which codes for MQDHHYISSAVLDLEVIHDILKNRKKLALSDESRVNIEKSRTYLNNKIKASDAPVYGINTGFGALCNVKITPEKLTELQENLVRSHACGTGDSVSKPVIKLMLLLKIQSLSYGNSGVALETVERLIDLYNNDFLPVIYEQGSLGASGDLAPLAHLALPLIGDGEVHFEDSVISGAELLEKMNWNPVKLQSKEGLALLNGTQFMSAHGVYALLKAYKLSYMADLIGAISVDAFDCNLSPYDELVHMVRPHRGQVKTAERIRQFLKGSEIAESEKASVQDPYSFRCIPQVHGASKDTLSFVRKTIKTEINSVTDNPNIFIEEDKIISGGNFHGQPLALGLDYLAIALSELANISERRIYQLVSGLRGLPNFLVENPGLNSGFMIPQYTAASIVSQNKQLSTPASVDSIVSSNGQEDHVSMGANSATKLLKVVENLNSVLAIELFNASQAIHFREPAKTSEKLDKVIQSFRKSVPVLTEDRTMAPFIKKSKVFVDDFEVEEFLD
- a CDS encoding ATP-dependent Clp protease ATP-binding subunit, giving the protein MDDNFSPRVKDVIAYSKEEALRLGHDFIGTEHLMLGLLRDGDGKAIEILSALDIDLSHLRRKVEILSPANPNTVTINNEKKNLHLTRQAERALKTTFLEAKLFQSSSINTAHLLLCILRNENDPTTKLLNKLKIDYDGVKDQFKYMIASDEGDFTDSPSAESFSDDDGDETTRENPFSGGGTTGKPSKKSKTPVLDNFGRDLTALAEADKLDPVVGREKEIERVSQILSRRKKNNPLLIGEPGVGKSAIAEGLALRIVKRKVSRILFDKRVVTLDLASLVAGTKYRGQFEERIKAVMNELEKNDDIILFIDEIHTIVGAGGATGSLDASNMFKPALARGEIQCIGATTLDEYRQYIEKDGALERRFQKVIVEPTTVEETIEILNNIKDKYEEHHNVSYTDEAIQACVKLTNRYMTDRFLPDKAIDALDEAGSRVHIINIDVPKQILELERKLEEVRDSKNSVVKKQKYEEAAKLRDDEKNLEKELSIAQEKWEEETKKHKETVSEESVADVVSMMTGIPVNRIAQTESNKLVKLPTKIKGKVIGQDEAVGKVVKAIQRNRAGLKDPNKPIGSFIFLGQTGVGKTQLAKVLARELFDNDDALIRIDMSEYMEKFAISRLIGAPPGYVGYEEGGQLTEKVRRKPYAVVLLDEVEKAHPDVFNMLLQVLDDGYLTDSLGRKIDFRNTIIIMTSNIGARKLKDFGQGVGFGTASQKSQVDNNARSVIENALKKAFAPEFLNRIDDVVIFNSLEREDIHKIIDIELEKLFDRIHGLGYDLTLSDKAKDFIAEKGFDKQYGARPLNRAIQKYIEDALAEEIITSKLKEGDKIQMDLDEEKNELTIDIQKSVKETES
- the gyrA gene encoding DNA gyrase subunit A is translated as MAEGEKLIPINIEDEMKSAYIDYSMSVIVSRALPDVRDGLKPVHRRVLYGMYELGVLSNRAYKKSARIVGEVLGKFHPHGDSSVYDTMVRMAQHWSMRYMLVDGQGNFGSVDGDSPAAMRYTEARMRKISEDMLADLDKETVDTQLNFDDSLSEPVVMPTRVPNLLVNGASGIAVGMATNMPPHNLTEVIDGTIAYIENHDIDIDELIQYIKAPDFPTGGIIYGYDGVREAFKTGRGRVVMRAKSHMEEIGGREYLVVTEIPYQVNKADMIKKTADLVNDKKIEGISLIRDESDRNGMRVVYQLKRDAIPNIVLNTLFKHTALQSSFSVNNIALVNGRPEMLNLKDLIYHFVEHRHDVVVRRTEYELRKAKERAHILEGLIIASDNIDEVIALIRASSNAEEARNKLIERFELSEIQAKAIVEMRLRQLTGLEQDKLRGEYDEILNTIEDLEVILARKERRMQVIKDELLEVKEKYGDERRSQIEYAGGDLSIEDMIPDEKVVITISHAGYIKRTSLSEYKTQNRGGVGQKGSNTRNEDFLEYLFVGTNHQYMLFFTQNGKCYWMRVYEIPEGSKASKGRAIQNLINIDPEDKVNAFICTQDLKDEKYVNDHFVIMATKKGQVKKTRLEKYSRPRTNGINAITIKEGDELLEAKLTTGNSQVMLGLRSGKAIRFEESKTRPMGRNASGVRGITLADDKDEVVGMIAVNDFESDILVVSENGYGKRSSLEDYRITNRGGKGVKTISVTEKTGQLVAIKNVSDIDDLMIINKSGIVIRMAVEDLRVMGRATQGVRLINLKGNDAIAAVAKVLHDEDDLDSMEDAEKPVGSDDPANGTTIADDSEE
- a CDS encoding tetratricopeptide repeat protein codes for the protein MKTNILTAAAVSFLTMTTFAQKDQVKNAEDALDDGNYAEAKAQLKVAEANLSGLNDKWQENFYLYKGKAYSGGNPTAEDMKMAAEAFQKAVDMGSDEATEGLTALKNNLIQSAISDQNKEDFEAAADKLYTSYDLSKQDTIYLYYAANNLVQAQKYDKAANYLEMLNELDYDGSGEAFTAVNVETGERENLGSKQQMDLMIKTNQYKEPEVEKIPSKKGEIAALIARIYINQEKYDKAIAAMDKAKATNPDDMGLLQAEANMYYQMGEKDKAREILEEVAANDPSDPATFNNIGLMYAEIEDTEKAIEFYKKALDADSEFNEARINLIAAKLSKERSIIDEMNGLGMSKKDNARYDELDAERKELYKEVLPFLEKAMEVDPENTDIVKTAMNLYTNLGNQEKADELKAKL
- a CDS encoding C40 family peptidase, with amino-acid sequence MQYGICHLSIVPLRASASHESEMTSQLLYGEYFKVLEERAHWSRIRNVFDGFEAWIDKKQYTIIEESEYYSLNEDDIQLSSDLIEYITDDKGLLMPIPLGSVINFTKILGHKFEGEIAKPVQVNKGNLINTAILYLNSPHICGGKTPFGIDCSGFTQTVYKLNGYQIKRTAAEQSKQGEALSFIEESEPGDLAFFDDNEGIINHVGLMMKDNYIIHVDGKVRIDRIDHSGIFNAELKKHTHKLRVIKKII